A genomic region of uncultured Paludibaculum sp. contains the following coding sequences:
- a CDS encoding CHAT domain-containing tetratricopeptide repeat protein: MRSVHDKRAAARPDSWIVCCAVLVAFSMTCSGQTKQDAQALNKAGGEFLYGGDYEKALESFDRARAVYHQQGESRQEAECWVNIGAVHFYRGRYVEAWDVYNRAASLVEVHTAEPWAPDVQQFIDVNRAALLQKLGKDHDALEIYLKVRRAGHKTAPEEEARVLANLGALYRRLGDPYKALDTERAAMALFRQSKDVDGQLGAMKNIAIAQAMEFQDFAAARVGFEAALALARSSGNKRETMQCELYLGETLYLAGDPAAARLRWSAVLESARALKAPEEEWKALYGLGRADHDKTLWKAAAAVIESTRSDLRRAELRGGFLADKRDVFDALIESAGDDAERLDWLERSRGRTPLPLAVLRQSLPPDTALLVYWVGRKKAGVLQVTQAGTKWSDVHVPARSAPDVLPPLSGVSRVILVPDGPLAGVSFDALAWSDGTRVVQRYETWNLPSSTFLRSAAARSGFRWPWEAQLLGIGDPEIRTALPGDPEWAHLPRAGAELVSVSHQLNGQADLRVKGEARKAALSEAHEFRVLHLATHAAADFENPARSRILFSGPEYLYLREVGQLKLQGVELVTLSACETEAGAAARGDAPLSLTRAFLEAGAGSVVGSLWAVRDEAAADLMQKFYRELGRGATLAAALRTAKLEVMQAGAPREDWAAFVLSGDGSTPITPYISWSSLLSGAAVLMVGAGLAFSSRRVGKG; the protein is encoded by the coding sequence ATGCGAAGTGTTCACGACAAGCGGGCGGCTGCCAGGCCGGATTCCTGGATCGTCTGCTGTGCTGTATTGGTCGCCTTCTCGATGACCTGCTCCGGTCAGACAAAACAGGATGCCCAAGCCTTGAACAAGGCGGGCGGCGAGTTTCTCTATGGCGGCGACTACGAGAAGGCCCTGGAGTCGTTCGATCGGGCCCGGGCGGTTTATCACCAGCAGGGTGAGTCCCGCCAGGAGGCCGAGTGTTGGGTGAACATCGGCGCCGTGCACTTTTACCGGGGCCGCTATGTCGAAGCCTGGGATGTCTACAATCGGGCAGCTTCGCTAGTAGAGGTGCACACCGCGGAACCGTGGGCGCCCGATGTGCAGCAGTTCATCGACGTCAACCGGGCGGCCCTGCTGCAGAAACTGGGTAAGGATCACGACGCGCTGGAGATCTATCTCAAGGTGCGGCGCGCCGGTCACAAGACGGCACCGGAGGAAGAGGCGCGGGTTCTGGCCAACCTCGGCGCGCTCTATCGGAGACTGGGCGATCCCTACAAGGCCCTGGACACCGAGCGCGCCGCGATGGCTCTGTTTCGCCAATCCAAAGACGTTGACGGCCAGTTGGGCGCCATGAAGAATATTGCCATCGCCCAAGCGATGGAGTTTCAGGACTTTGCAGCGGCGCGAGTGGGCTTTGAGGCCGCCCTGGCCCTGGCGCGGAGCAGTGGGAACAAACGCGAAACGATGCAGTGCGAGCTGTATCTGGGCGAAACTCTCTATCTGGCCGGCGACCCGGCTGCCGCCCGTCTGCGCTGGAGCGCGGTCCTCGAATCCGCTCGGGCTTTGAAGGCGCCCGAGGAGGAGTGGAAAGCCCTCTATGGTTTGGGTAGGGCTGACCACGACAAGACACTGTGGAAGGCCGCGGCGGCGGTGATCGAGTCCACGCGGTCCGACCTGCGGCGCGCCGAGTTGCGAGGCGGGTTCCTGGCCGACAAGCGCGACGTATTCGACGCCTTGATCGAGTCGGCCGGAGACGACGCGGAACGGCTCGACTGGCTGGAGCGCTCCCGGGGCCGCACGCCGCTACCGTTGGCGGTGCTGCGGCAATCGCTCCCACCCGATACCGCACTGCTGGTCTACTGGGTAGGCCGCAAAAAGGCCGGAGTTCTCCAGGTGACCCAGGCAGGGACTAAATGGTCCGACGTGCATGTGCCCGCGCGGTCTGCCCCGGATGTCCTGCCGCCCCTGTCCGGTGTCAGCCGCGTCATTCTGGTGCCCGATGGGCCGCTGGCTGGTGTCTCTTTCGATGCCCTGGCGTGGAGCGACGGGACGAGGGTGGTGCAGCGGTATGAGACCTGGAATCTGCCTTCCTCCACTTTTCTCAGGTCGGCCGCGGCCAGGAGCGGATTCCGGTGGCCCTGGGAGGCGCAACTTCTGGGCATTGGAGATCCGGAGATCCGCACCGCCTTGCCCGGCGATCCCGAATGGGCGCACCTTCCCCGTGCGGGGGCGGAGCTGGTCTCGGTTTCCCACCAGCTGAATGGGCAGGCCGATCTGCGGGTAAAGGGCGAAGCCCGGAAGGCGGCGCTCAGCGAAGCGCACGAGTTCCGCGTCCTTCATCTGGCGACCCACGCGGCGGCCGACTTTGAGAATCCCGCGCGGTCGAGGATCCTGTTCTCCGGCCCTGAGTACCTTTACCTAAGGGAAGTAGGTCAACTCAAACTACAAGGTGTTGAGCTAGTGACGCTTTCGGCGTGCGAGACAGAAGCTGGAGCCGCCGCGCGGGGTGACGCGCCATTGAGCCTGACCCGCGCCTTTCTCGAGGCCGGCGCAGGCAGTGTGGTGGGTTCGCTTTGGGCAGTACGGGATGAGGCGGCCGCCGATCTGATGCAGAAGTTCTACCGCGAATTGGGCCGCGGTGCGACGCTGGCCGCGGCGTTGCGTACAGCCAAGCTGGAGGTGATGCAAGCAGGTGCGCCGCGGGAGGACTGGGCTGCCTTTGTGCTCTCAGGCGACGGTTCGACCCCAATAACTCCCTATATCTCCTGGAGTTCGCTGCTCAGCGGAGCGGCCGTACTGATGGTCGGTGCCGGTCTCGCCTTCAGTTCTCGGAGGGTGGGGAAGGGATAA
- the groES gene encoding co-chaperone GroES, with product MALRPLHDRVLVKRVEEGESQVGGIIIPDTAKEKPQRGEVVAVGAGKLLKSGQRASLEVKSGDTILFGKYSGSEAKIDGIEYLILREDEILAVLG from the coding sequence ATGGCACTGCGCCCGTTGCACGACCGAGTGCTGGTCAAGCGCGTGGAGGAAGGCGAATCGCAGGTGGGCGGTATAATCATTCCGGACACTGCGAAGGAAAAGCCGCAACGGGGTGAAGTGGTGGCGGTCGGGGCCGGCAAGCTGCTGAAAAGTGGGCAGCGGGCGAGCCTCGAGGTGAAGTCCGGTGACACGATTCTCTTCGGCAAGTACTCCGGTTCGGAAGCGAAGATCGACGGCATAGAGTACCTGATACTGCGCGAGGACGAAATTCTGGCGGTGCTCGGCTAG
- a CDS encoding PmoA family protein, translating to MHRRNFLLGSAATLVAANDQPLAIQVGSRTAAGFYSGEEWDKPFLYPIKTVSGKVLSRGWPLEPREGDSKDHVWHRGFWYGHGSISGADFWREQGRDKTARLINKASPRAGRGRVAVDLAMTPPSGKPIGSMRQEFQFADHGNLRMLDAVITIHADAGQSLVFGDSDDGGFAFRLCEAFREDKGARLRNSEGHEGTKEIWGKPALWVDYSAMVDGVRAGVAMFDHPANLRHPTRWHARGYGLNAANPFALKSFTKDPAADGGYTLPAGDKLVLRYRTVIYEGSPDIGKLYAEYARR from the coding sequence ATGCATAGAAGAAACTTCCTTTTGGGCAGCGCCGCCACGTTGGTGGCCGCGAACGATCAACCGCTGGCGATCCAGGTGGGGTCGCGGACGGCGGCCGGCTTCTACTCGGGTGAGGAGTGGGACAAGCCGTTCCTGTACCCCATCAAGACCGTCTCGGGTAAGGTGCTGTCGCGCGGCTGGCCATTGGAGCCCCGCGAAGGCGACAGCAAGGACCATGTTTGGCATCGGGGCTTCTGGTACGGTCACGGCAGCATCAGTGGAGCCGATTTCTGGCGTGAACAAGGCCGCGACAAGACGGCGAGGCTGATCAACAAAGCCAGTCCCCGGGCTGGCAGGGGTCGCGTGGCGGTCGACCTGGCCATGACGCCGCCTTCCGGCAAGCCGATCGGCTCGATGCGCCAGGAGTTCCAGTTCGCCGATCACGGCAATCTGCGCATGCTGGATGCGGTGATCACCATCCATGCCGACGCTGGCCAGAGCTTGGTCTTCGGTGATAGTGACGACGGCGGCTTTGCCTTCCGGCTGTGTGAGGCGTTCCGGGAGGACAAGGGCGCCCGGTTGCGCAATTCAGAAGGGCACGAGGGCACCAAGGAGATCTGGGGCAAGCCGGCTCTGTGGGTCGACTACTCCGCAATGGTGGATGGCGTCCGGGCAGGCGTGGCCATGTTCGATCACCCGGCCAACCTGCGGCATCCCACTCGCTGGCATGCCCGAGGCTACGGGCTGAATGCCGCCAATCCGTTTGCGCTCAAGAGTTTCACCAAGGATCCCGCAGCCGATGGCGGCTACACGCTGCCGGCCGGCGACAAACTGGTGCTGCGCTATCGCACGGTGATCTACGAAGGATCCCCGGACATAGGGAAGCTCTACGCCGAGTATGCCCGAAGGTGA
- a CDS encoding sigma-70 family RNA polymerase sigma factor: MNELSDEELVTRALESGRPDPSNPWLHELFSRHQRRVVLWCLRYSANREEALDLAQDVLANTFRRLETFQGNSKFTTWLFTVCRNHCLNAIKSKASRPESGGEELLLSLPAPSNGSMEDRLTQESQLKLAHTWIRESLDKTEQRVFVMHFLDEMPLDAITRALGLTNASGAKAYIVSARRKLSEAARRWRSQSER; this comes from the coding sequence ATGAACGAATTGAGCGACGAAGAGCTGGTGACCCGGGCTCTCGAGTCCGGCCGTCCGGACCCGTCGAACCCCTGGCTACACGAACTTTTCTCCCGGCATCAGCGCCGCGTCGTTCTGTGGTGCCTCAGGTACTCGGCCAATCGCGAAGAAGCCCTGGATCTCGCTCAGGACGTACTGGCCAATACCTTCCGCCGGCTGGAGACCTTTCAGGGCAACTCCAAATTCACCACGTGGCTGTTCACCGTCTGCCGCAACCACTGCCTGAACGCCATCAAGAGCAAAGCCAGCCGGCCCGAGTCGGGCGGCGAGGAGTTGCTGCTGTCCCTGCCCGCGCCCTCCAACGGCTCGATGGAAGACCGGCTGACCCAGGAATCTCAGCTGAAACTGGCACACACCTGGATTCGCGAATCGCTCGACAAGACCGAACAGCGTGTCTTCGTGATGCACTTTCTGGACGAAATGCCTCTCGACGCCATCACCCGGGCGCTGGGGTTGACCAATGCCAGCGGAGCCAAAGCCTATATTGTCAGTGCCCGCCGCAAGCTATCCGAGGCCGCGCGCCGCTGGAGGTCGCAGAGTGAACGATAA
- a CDS encoding sodium:solute symporter, producing the protein MTRVFDLVVVAAYLAFMAGLGLWFSRRQTSTENYFVAKRSVPSWAMGMSMLATMVSSVTFVAYPGSSYAKDWSLLVPGFLLLALLPIIGKVIIPFYREEVGMSAYEYFQRRFGRPARVYAAVAFSLAHFSKMGFVLYLMALTIASMTGWDIVTVICAVAVVMVFYTVIGGIEAVVWSDVVQGFVMWIGIAVALGYLLFLPPGGPGAVFALASENGKFAMGSTDFDFTRPTIPVAILYGLFWYGQRYVADQTMVQRYLLAKSDRGAMKGVAMGALLCLPVWAFFMLIGTCVWSFFRLTGDRIPSTIQKADQMFPYFLSAHLPPGVMGLLLAALTGAAMTMLASDLNTLAMVLVEDFYRSARPKSSDKTRLRVARLIVIVVGLLNVVTAIILVQTKGSALSMWFAVSAIASGGLAGLFFLAFLSRRATRNSAWVGIACSSVFTVWAVLTKGASPLVNLAPWNYPGDDLTIGAAGNIILFVTGLAASLLARPTEAGDKGTVWHWLAARQSSIQKGSNA; encoded by the coding sequence ATGACCCGCGTCTTCGACCTTGTAGTGGTCGCCGCCTACCTCGCCTTCATGGCCGGGCTGGGGCTTTGGTTCTCCCGCCGCCAGACTTCGACGGAGAACTATTTTGTCGCCAAGCGTTCCGTGCCTTCCTGGGCCATGGGTATGAGCATGCTGGCGACGATGGTCTCCAGTGTCACCTTCGTTGCCTACCCGGGTTCGTCCTACGCCAAGGACTGGTCGTTGCTGGTCCCCGGGTTTCTTCTGCTGGCGCTCCTCCCCATCATCGGGAAGGTGATCATCCCCTTCTATCGCGAGGAAGTGGGCATGAGCGCGTATGAGTATTTCCAGCGTCGCTTTGGGCGGCCGGCGCGGGTCTACGCGGCGGTGGCTTTCTCATTGGCCCACTTCAGCAAGATGGGCTTCGTCCTCTACCTGATGGCGCTGACCATCGCCAGTATGACCGGATGGGACATCGTGACGGTGATCTGCGCCGTGGCCGTGGTGATGGTGTTCTACACCGTGATCGGCGGCATCGAAGCCGTGGTGTGGTCCGATGTCGTCCAGGGTTTCGTAATGTGGATCGGGATTGCCGTGGCGTTGGGCTACCTGTTGTTCCTGCCGCCCGGAGGCCCGGGCGCTGTCTTTGCCCTTGCCTCGGAGAACGGGAAGTTCGCCATGGGCAGCACCGACTTCGATTTCACCCGACCGACGATCCCCGTGGCGATCCTCTATGGGTTGTTCTGGTACGGCCAACGCTATGTCGCCGATCAGACGATGGTGCAGCGCTACCTGCTGGCCAAGTCCGATCGCGGCGCGATGAAAGGTGTGGCGATGGGGGCCCTGCTCTGCCTGCCCGTCTGGGCTTTCTTCATGCTGATTGGTACCTGCGTCTGGTCGTTCTTCCGGCTTACCGGCGACAGGATTCCGTCGACCATCCAGAAGGCCGATCAGATGTTCCCCTACTTCCTCAGTGCCCATCTGCCTCCAGGTGTGATGGGCCTGTTGCTCGCGGCCCTCACGGGCGCCGCGATGACGATGCTGGCTAGCGACCTCAACACGCTGGCCATGGTTCTGGTGGAGGACTTCTACCGTTCCGCCAGGCCGAAATCCAGCGACAAAACACGGCTGAGAGTAGCGCGTCTCATCGTGATCGTCGTTGGCTTGCTGAACGTAGTCACGGCGATCATTCTGGTGCAGACCAAGGGCAGTGCCTTGTCGATGTGGTTTGCCGTCTCCGCCATCGCCTCCGGTGGCCTGGCCGGGCTGTTTTTCCTCGCGTTCCTCAGCCGGCGTGCGACGCGGAACAGCGCCTGGGTCGGAATCGCGTGCAGTTCGGTCTTCACGGTATGGGCCGTGCTCACCAAGGGGGCCTCGCCGCTGGTGAATCTGGCTCCTTGGAACTATCCCGGCGACGATCTGACAATCGGCGCGGCCGGCAATATCATCCTCTTCGTCACGGGTCTGGCCGCCAGCCTCCTGGCCCGGCCGACCGAGGCGGGCGACAAGGGCACGGTGTGGCACTGGCTCGCCGCGCGGCAGTCGTCCATTCAGAAGGGCTCCAATGCATAG